Proteins encoded in a region of the Sphingomonas japonica genome:
- a CDS encoding acyl-CoA thioesterase — protein sequence MTAEAASPPTGQPAIRVTTMPADANAYGDIFGGWLMSQMDMAAGLVAARYSKGRAVTIAMDGMQFHAPVAVGDEVSVYADLVKVGRTSMTIQVEAWRRDRHQEEQCRVTQARFVFVAIDEDKRPRVIGRLENPVLDVAP from the coding sequence ATGACGGCTGAAGCGGCGAGCCCGCCGACCGGCCAGCCGGCGATCCGGGTGACGACGATGCCCGCCGACGCCAATGCCTATGGCGATATCTTCGGCGGCTGGCTGATGAGCCAGATGGACATGGCCGCAGGGCTGGTCGCGGCACGCTATTCTAAGGGCCGCGCGGTAACGATCGCGATGGACGGGATGCAGTTCCACGCGCCGGTCGCGGTCGGCGACGAGGTGTCGGTCTATGCCGATCTGGTCAAGGTCGGTCGCACGTCGATGACGATCCAGGTCGAGGCGTGGCGGCGCGACCGGCACCAGGAGGAGCAATGCCGGGTGACGCAGGCGCGGTTCGTGTTCGTCGCGATCGACGAGGACAAGCGGCCGCGGGTGATTGGACGGCTCGAGAACCCAGTTCTAGACGTAGCTCCGTAG
- a CDS encoding pyruvate dehydrogenase complex dihydrolipoamide acetyltransferase, whose amino-acid sequence MSIELKMPALSPTMEEGTLAKWLVKEGDSVKSGDLLAEIETDKATMEFEAIDEGVVAKIVVPEGTDNVKVGAVIAVIAEEGEDASAVEAPTGEAKPAARADKSDADAARKDEVEAEKETPAAKPDGAAAGDRVKASPLARRLAAEKGIELSALSGSGPNGRIVKADLEGAKAGAAPAAKPAESAKQAPAAAPAPAATGEAKAVWYDESIPHSVEKLSNIRKTIARRLTEAKQTIPHIYLTVDIRLDALLKLRGELNKGLESRGVKLSVNDLLIKALGVALEATPKCNVTFLGNELVTYHRADVSVAVSTPTGLITPIIRDAANISLSKISTQMKDLAGRAKEGKLKPEEYQGGTASISNMGMFGIKQFDAVINPPQGMILAVGAGEKRPYIVDDALGVATVMSATGSFDHRAIDGADGAQLMKLFKELVESPLGFIA is encoded by the coding sequence ATGTCGATCGAACTCAAAATGCCCGCGCTTTCCCCGACGATGGAGGAGGGCACGCTCGCCAAATGGCTGGTGAAGGAGGGCGACAGCGTCAAGTCGGGCGATCTGCTGGCGGAGATCGAGACCGACAAGGCGACGATGGAGTTCGAGGCGATCGACGAGGGCGTCGTCGCGAAGATCGTCGTGCCCGAGGGCACCGACAATGTGAAGGTCGGCGCAGTGATCGCGGTGATCGCCGAGGAAGGCGAAGACGCTTCGGCGGTCGAGGCGCCCACTGGCGAGGCCAAGCCGGCTGCGCGGGCGGACAAGAGCGACGCGGACGCGGCGCGCAAGGATGAAGTCGAGGCCGAGAAGGAAACGCCCGCGGCAAAGCCGGACGGGGCGGCGGCTGGCGATCGGGTCAAGGCAAGCCCGCTGGCGCGGCGGCTGGCGGCGGAGAAGGGGATCGAGCTGTCGGCGCTGTCGGGTTCGGGACCGAACGGACGGATCGTGAAAGCCGATCTAGAGGGCGCGAAAGCGGGCGCGGCACCGGCCGCCAAGCCTGCCGAATCCGCCAAGCAGGCACCGGCGGCCGCACCGGCACCGGCCGCGACGGGCGAGGCCAAGGCGGTGTGGTATGACGAGAGCATTCCGCACAGCGTCGAAAAGCTGTCGAACATCCGCAAGACGATCGCGCGCCGCCTGACCGAGGCGAAGCAGACGATCCCGCATATCTATCTGACGGTCGATATCCGCCTAGATGCGCTGCTGAAGCTGCGCGGCGAACTCAACAAGGGGCTCGAGAGCCGCGGCGTCAAGCTGTCGGTCAACGATTTGCTGATCAAGGCGCTGGGCGTTGCGCTGGAAGCGACGCCGAAGTGCAACGTCACCTTCCTGGGCAACGAGCTGGTGACATATCACCGCGCCGACGTGTCGGTGGCGGTATCGACGCCGACCGGGCTGATCACTCCGATCATCCGCGACGCCGCCAATATCAGCCTGTCGAAGATCTCGACCCAGATGAAGGACCTGGCCGGGCGTGCCAAGGAGGGCAAGCTCAAGCCCGAGGAATATCAGGGCGGCACCGCGTCGATCTCGAACATGGGGATGTTCGGCATCAAGCAGTTCGACGCGGTCATCAACCCACCGCAGGGCATGATCCTGGCCGTCGGTGCGGGCGAAAAGCGCCCCTATATCGTCGACGACGCGCTGGGCGTCGCGACCGTCATGTCGGCGACCGGCAGCTTCGACCACCGCGCGATCGACGGCGCCGACGGCGCGCAGTTGATGAAGCTGTTCAAGGAACTCGTCGAGAGCCCCTTGGGCTTCATCGCCTGA
- a CDS encoding PIN domain-containing protein, with product MRNLVVDANVMVSAILGRSLPLVLDIALETVLMVPTPMIAEAKRNVARKRGAEAAVHVDTLLELIAPIDPFAFVHLEREARDRLDAGGQSDWPVLATALAFEADIWSRDRDFFGTGVAVWATRNIRRSAATPTNFDDGATNA from the coding sequence GTGCGGAACCTGGTCGTCGATGCCAATGTCATGGTCAGCGCGATCCTTGGTCGATCGCTGCCGCTGGTGCTCGACATCGCGCTAGAGACCGTGCTGATGGTGCCGACGCCGATGATCGCCGAGGCCAAGCGTAATGTCGCGAGGAAGCGCGGTGCCGAAGCGGCGGTGCACGTCGATACGCTGCTCGAACTGATCGCGCCGATCGACCCCTTCGCATTCGTGCATCTCGAACGCGAAGCGCGGGATCGGTTGGACGCCGGGGGCCAGAGCGACTGGCCGGTGCTGGCAACCGCGCTCGCCTTTGAGGCGGACATCTGGAGCCGCGACCGCGATTTCTTCGGAACCGGGGTTGCGGTTTGGGCCACGCGCAATATCCGGCGTTCAGCAGCGACGCCGACCAATTTCGATGACGGAGCGACAAATGCCTGA